In Pseudobacter ginsenosidimutans, the following are encoded in one genomic region:
- the pnuC gene encoding nicotinamide riboside transporter PnuC — MSISEIIQQFIEGMRHTSLLEYIAVLAGIASVWFSRFENIWVYPTGLVNTLIYIYLSLQYHLIGEASVNLYYSIMSVYGWILWTRKDAQQQHVLQVRFSSGKEWLQQLSFFAVFYIGIFSALTWLKRNFAPEAIPWADAFASATAYTGMWLMARKKVESWYWWIATNIASIPLYFVKNLVFTSVYYFILLILAIGGLIEWKKRAAR, encoded by the coding sequence ATGAGCATTTCAGAGATCATCCAACAATTCATCGAGGGAATGCGGCATACCAGCCTGCTGGAATATATTGCAGTGCTGGCGGGGATTGCCAGTGTCTGGTTCTCCAGGTTCGAGAATATCTGGGTATATCCTACGGGGCTGGTGAACACCCTCATCTATATTTATCTCAGTCTTCAATACCACCTCATCGGCGAAGCAAGCGTGAACCTGTACTACAGCATTATGAGCGTGTACGGCTGGATACTCTGGACCCGGAAAGATGCGCAACAACAGCACGTATTACAGGTCCGTTTTTCTTCCGGAAAAGAATGGCTGCAGCAACTCAGCTTCTTTGCGGTTTTTTACATTGGTATCTTTTCCGCGCTCACCTGGTTGAAGCGCAACTTCGCCCCCGAAGCCATTCCCTGGGCTGATGCTTTTGCATCCGCTACTGCTTACACCGGCATGTGGCTCATGGCAAGGAAAAAAGTGGAAAGCTGGTACTGGTGGATTGCCACCAATATTGCCTCAATTCCCCTTTACTTTGTAAAAAATCTGGTGTTCACCAGCGTATATTATTTCATACTGCTGATACTGGCCATCGGAGGATTGATCGAATGGAAAAAAAGAGCAGCGCGGTAG
- a CDS encoding SCO family protein, which yields MKKKKLFFYLGFFVLLTVGFYFGLTQVIPGYGKVKLPVLSYVRPFHFENQDGKPVDERVIQGKVYVAEFFFTTCKSICPIMNRNLLPIYEEFKNEQGFMILSHTSDPETDSAARLKAYAQDSLKVNTERWMFVTGRKDSLYNAARNSYLLDDPKNNIVSIDQQFLHTQFFALVDKAGQVRKIYDGLKKDELEQMKKDIRDLLAEPVKQERFKNNLFGS from the coding sequence ATGAAGAAGAAGAAATTGTTTTTTTACCTGGGCTTTTTTGTATTGCTCACTGTTGGTTTTTATTTCGGGCTCACACAAGTGATACCCGGTTATGGAAAAGTGAAGCTCCCTGTACTTAGTTATGTGCGCCCCTTTCACTTCGAGAACCAGGATGGAAAACCAGTAGATGAAAGAGTGATCCAGGGCAAGGTTTATGTGGCGGAATTTTTCTTCACTACCTGTAAAAGCATCTGCCCGATCATGAACAGGAACCTGCTTCCCATCTATGAAGAATTCAAAAATGAACAAGGCTTCATGATCCTTTCTCATACCAGCGACCCCGAAACAGACAGTGCTGCAAGATTAAAAGCATATGCACAAGATTCTCTGAAGGTGAACACCGAAAGGTGGATGTTTGTTACAGGAAGAAAAGACAGCCTCTACAATGCAGCGCGCAACAGCTATCTGCTGGATGATCCGAAGAACAATATCGTGAGCATCGACCAGCAATTCCTGCACACGCAATTCTTTGCACTGGTAGACAAAGCAGGCCAGGTGCGCAAGATCTACGATGGGTTAAAGAAAGATGAGCTGGAACAAATGAAGAAAGATATTCGGGACCTGCTGGCAGAGCCTGTAAAACAGGAACGTTTCAAGAACAATTTGTTCGGCAGTTAA
- the mtgA gene encoding monofunctional biosynthetic peptidoglycan transglycosylase, whose product MAIKTRGLGLKVLRFLKRLFIFLFVFQLFYIFLLKWVDPPITLTQLGSWITGNGLKRDMIDAKEMSPYAKLAVISSEDQLYPDHSGFDWKHIEKAMEYNKRKPGRVRGASTISQQVAKNVFLWQGRSWIRKGLEVYFTFMIETIWGKKRILEMYLNIAEMGPGIFGIEAAAQNYFKKPAKQLTRQEAAMIAACLPNPKKYTVKPLSGFVANKYPWVMRQMNNLQNDPDIQTLIQ is encoded by the coding sequence ATGGCAATAAAAACCCGCGGTCTAGGTCTGAAAGTTTTAAGGTTCCTCAAACGGTTGTTTATCTTCCTTTTCGTTTTTCAATTGTTTTACATCTTCCTGTTGAAATGGGTGGATCCTCCCATTACACTTACACAACTGGGAAGCTGGATCACAGGAAATGGTTTGAAGAGAGATATGATCGATGCAAAGGAGATGAGTCCCTATGCGAAACTCGCAGTGATCTCATCTGAAGATCAGCTCTATCCTGATCACAGCGGATTCGACTGGAAACATATCGAAAAAGCGATGGAGTACAATAAGCGCAAGCCCGGACGGGTGCGCGGCGCCAGCACCATCAGTCAGCAGGTAGCCAAAAACGTTTTCCTCTGGCAGGGCAGAAGCTGGATCAGAAAAGGACTGGAAGTGTATTTCACTTTCATGATCGAAACCATCTGGGGCAAAAAGCGGATCCTGGAAATGTATCTCAATATTGCAGAAATGGGCCCGGGAATTTTCGGCATCGAAGCGGCCGCGCAGAATTATTTCAAAAAGCCAGCCAAACAACTCACACGTCAGGAAGCAGCTATGATAGCGGCCTGTCTTCCCAATCCAAAAAAATACACGGTAAAGCCTCTCAGCGGTTTTGTGGCCAACAAGTATCCCTGGGTAATGAGGCAAATGAATAACCTTCAAAACGATCCGGACATTCAAACTCTTATCCAATAA
- a CDS encoding MerC domain-containing protein, translated as MNRINWDAWGVATSLACAIHCAILPLLLTSLPVFGINIIENEPFEYFMIFLAFAIGSYSLWHGFKKHHHSLMPWALFAAGIILLIAKQVWHNYQFWILPFAVIFIIAAHLLNYRFCRVHNHAHADDCDHSTPV; from the coding sequence ATGAACAGGATTAACTGGGATGCCTGGGGAGTGGCTACATCGCTGGCTTGCGCAATTCACTGCGCCATTTTACCATTATTATTAACAAGTCTGCCCGTATTCGGGATCAATATCATCGAAAACGAGCCTTTCGAATATTTCATGATCTTCCTGGCCTTTGCCATCGGATCTTATTCTTTGTGGCATGGTTTCAAGAAGCATCATCATAGCCTGATGCCCTGGGCGCTATTTGCTGCAGGCATTATTTTATTGATTGCCAAACAGGTATGGCATAATTACCAGTTTTGGATCCTGCCTTTTGCCGTTATCTTCATCATTGCGGCGCATTTACTCAATTATCGTTTCTGCCGGGTGCACAATCATGCGCATGCAGATGATTGCGATCATTCAACACCGGTTTAG
- a CDS encoding SDR family NAD(P)-dependent oxidoreductase: MSFYENKVVWITGASSGIGEALTRELVQRGARVIISSRREEELKRVQQSSGQPEKLRTLVLDLEKAETLELAASNALAAFGQIDIMIHNGGISQRSKVIDTLPEVQRKVMEVDYFSYIELTRLLLPHFQQRKTGHFVVISSVMGKIGTPMRSAYAAAKHALHGFFDCLRAEVWGFNCKVTIITPGYIRTNVSRNAVTATGEKLNNLGKNIGNGYPPDKTASQILRAVEKGKYEKYVGKPFSQERMAILLMRFVPSIAIGIFKKAMPE; this comes from the coding sequence ATGTCATTCTATGAAAATAAGGTAGTCTGGATCACCGGGGCCTCTTCAGGGATTGGAGAAGCGCTCACCAGGGAACTGGTGCAACGCGGTGCCCGTGTGATCATTTCTTCCCGCCGCGAAGAAGAGCTGAAGCGCGTTCAACAATCGAGCGGACAACCGGAAAAACTGCGGACACTCGTGCTGGACCTGGAAAAGGCTGAAACCCTGGAGTTAGCTGCCAGCAATGCTTTGGCGGCATTCGGACAGATAGATATTATGATCCACAATGGAGGCATCAGTCAGCGTTCCAAAGTGATCGATACTTTGCCGGAGGTACAACGCAAAGTAATGGAAGTGGACTATTTCAGTTATATCGAGCTCACCCGTTTGCTGCTTCCGCATTTCCAGCAAAGAAAAACCGGCCATTTTGTGGTGATCAGCAGCGTGATGGGTAAGATCGGCACCCCGATGCGTTCCGCCTATGCTGCAGCAAAACATGCACTACATGGGTTCTTCGATTGTTTGCGGGCTGAAGTATGGGGATTCAATTGCAAGGTTACTATCATAACTCCCGGGTATATACGAACTAACGTAAGCAGGAATGCTGTTACTGCCACGGGTGAAAAACTGAATAACCTGGGGAAGAATATCGGTAATGGTTACCCGCCGGACAAAACTGCCAGCCAAATACTAAGAGCAGTGGAGAAAGGGAAGTATGAAAAATATGTAGGAAAACCATTTTCGCAGGAGAGGATGGCGATCCTGTTGATGCGGTTCGTTCCTTCCATTGCCATCGGAATCTTCAAGAAAGCGATGCCGGAGTGA
- a CDS encoding NifU family protein, translating into MIKTGNPVISIYTEMTPNPETMKFVANKLLYPGKSIDFPDVESAKPSPLAVELFGFPFIRAVFIASNFVTLTKTPDTEWSDVIPTIRQFLKEYLEDNSKPVINEDEVAAIKPESSNLVAADDDDVVKRIKELLENYVKPAVEMDGGAIQFKSYEDGVVNLMLQGSCSGCPSSMITLKAGIEGMMKRMIPEVKEVVAEAE; encoded by the coding sequence ATGATTAAAACAGGAAATCCTGTCATCAGCATTTATACCGAAATGACTCCTAACCCGGAAACGATGAAATTCGTGGCCAATAAGCTGTTATACCCGGGTAAAAGCATTGATTTTCCTGATGTAGAGAGCGCAAAACCCTCTCCTCTTGCTGTAGAATTGTTTGGATTCCCTTTCATCAGGGCCGTTTTTATCGCCAGCAATTTTGTTACGCTGACTAAAACGCCCGATACAGAATGGAGCGATGTGATCCCTACTATCCGCCAGTTCCTGAAAGAATACCTGGAAGACAATAGCAAGCCGGTGATCAATGAGGACGAAGTAGCCGCCATCAAACCTGAAAGCAGCAACCTGGTTGCCGCTGACGACGACGATGTGGTAAAACGTATCAAGGAGTTGCTGGAGAACTATGTGAAACCTGCCGTTGAAATGGACGGTGGCGCTATCCAGTTCAAAAGCTATGAAGATGGTGTAGTGAACCTGATGTTACAGGGCAGTTGCAGTGGATGTCCTTCTTCCATGATCACCCTCAAAGCGGGAATCGAAGGCATGATGAAAAGAATGATCCCTGAAGTGAAAGAGGTAGTAGCAGAAGCTGAATAA
- a CDS encoding AAA family ATPase, which produces MKKIVIIGPESTGKSTLCQQLADHFGTEWVPEYAREYLLEHGTEYRYEDLLTIAKGQVALEDKHAAAFPQNYAPNSPLFIDTDLYVMKVWCEFVFQKCHQWILDNIVTRRYDLYLLCNIDLPWVKDELREYPDLLLRQQLYHIYKDIMINQPVPCVDISGDYEERFQRAQKAVKKLLTP; this is translated from the coding sequence ATGAAAAAGATAGTGATCATAGGACCTGAATCAACAGGAAAAAGCACACTCTGCCAGCAACTGGCGGATCATTTCGGAACCGAATGGGTTCCTGAATATGCGCGTGAATATTTATTGGAGCATGGAACGGAATACCGCTATGAAGATCTGCTCACCATTGCGAAAGGCCAGGTGGCGCTGGAAGACAAACATGCCGCTGCATTTCCACAAAACTATGCTCCCAACAGCCCGCTTTTCATCGATACAGACCTGTATGTGATGAAGGTCTGGTGCGAATTCGTTTTCCAGAAATGCCATCAGTGGATCCTGGACAATATCGTTACCCGCCGGTATGATCTCTACCTCCTCTGCAATATTGATCTGCCCTGGGTGAAAGACGAATTGCGCGAGTACCCGGACCTGTTGTTGCGCCAACAACTCTACCATATTTACAAGGACATCATGATCAACCAGCCTGTGCCCTGCGTAGACATTTCCGGAGATTACGAAGAGCGTTTCCAACGTGCGCAAAAAGCAGTAAAAAAATTACTGACTCCTTAA
- a CDS encoding SRPBCC family protein yields MVVVYSILLVLALLIVAALLMAAFLPSSYNIEKNIIVNKPVTDVMDKVADLHYYAKWNPWQKSEPDSSQEITGTPKTKGHRYSWKGKKIGEGSLTLRAIDPKHVHFDLQFIKPWKSSANDNWQFEEWGNSETKITWQNNGELAFPMGRLMGPILNKTLQKQFEQGLLNLKELCEK; encoded by the coding sequence ATGGTTGTTGTTTATTCTATCCTGCTGGTACTTGCCCTGCTGATAGTAGCAGCCTTGCTGATGGCAGCATTTCTGCCCTCCTCGTACAATATCGAAAAGAACATCATCGTCAACAAACCTGTTACGGATGTGATGGACAAAGTTGCCGATCTTCATTATTACGCAAAATGGAATCCCTGGCAAAAATCGGAGCCGGACAGTAGTCAGGAAATCACCGGCACGCCCAAAACAAAAGGCCATCGTTATTCCTGGAAGGGCAAAAAGATTGGCGAAGGCTCACTAACTCTACGCGCTATCGATCCCAAACATGTTCACTTCGATCTCCAGTTCATTAAACCCTGGAAATCCAGCGCCAACGATAACTGGCAGTTTGAAGAATGGGGCAATTCAGAAACCAAGATCACCTGGCAGAACAATGGAGAACTGGCTTTCCCGATGGGAAGATTGATGGGTCCAATTCTCAATAAGACCTTACAGAAACAATTTGAACAGGGATTGCTGAACCTGAAAGAACTTTGCGAAAAATAA
- a CDS encoding ArnT family glycosyltransferase — protein MLTFVRKHHSLLFFLGWLTINIIQAGFTELIDDEAYYWVYSRFPDWGYFDHPPMIAILIKLGYGIFGNALGVRLFAVLLNTATIYVTRQLLPRQNDFLFYAVASTIAVAQIGGVIAAPDAPLIFSIALFFLLYKRFREQINIANTLMLGAGMALMLYSKYHGVLIIFFTLLSDLSLFKKYQTYIAGLVTLLLFMPHLYWQYMHGLPSVQYHLFERNASVYKISYTVEYLLGQIALTGPLMGWLLLWAALQFKPVSYAERAMKFSLAGIYAFFLLMTFKGRVEANWTLPAFIPLMVLSHQYLNNGGYAQKKWLIKSVPLTLGLILLVRIYLLSFIPPTGRFHKADEVHGNKTWVKAVEERAAGLPVVFINSYQRASKYWFYAQQPAYSLNGVDYRRNNFNFWPVEDSLMGKKVMVISRTHPRLNANFDQPIPHTDSLISFVSAKFFAFSRVMLTATVKPSLQNGIFTGTFSIQSPEHYLAFYKQLQTGQASFVVSFITDNHLPYNLAVPFSLKDVDAVKQKLSINIPVSLPPGRYDAKLGISSSIPEVYTLNSTGYEFEIKR, from the coding sequence ATGCTGACCTTCGTTCGGAAGCACCATAGCTTACTGTTTTTCCTGGGATGGCTCACCATAAATATTATTCAGGCCGGCTTTACTGAATTGATAGATGATGAAGCGTACTACTGGGTCTATTCCCGGTTTCCTGACTGGGGATATTTCGATCATCCTCCCATGATCGCAATCCTGATCAAGCTGGGTTATGGAATCTTCGGAAACGCGCTGGGTGTAAGGCTTTTCGCGGTATTGCTAAATACCGCTACTATCTACGTTACGAGGCAGCTGCTCCCCAGGCAAAATGATTTCCTTTTTTATGCAGTAGCATCTACAATTGCCGTAGCGCAGATCGGCGGAGTCATTGCCGCGCCCGATGCGCCACTTATCTTCAGTATAGCATTGTTCTTTTTATTGTACAAACGATTCCGGGAACAAATCAATATCGCCAATACCTTAATGTTGGGAGCCGGCATGGCGCTGATGTTGTACAGCAAGTATCATGGTGTGCTGATCATCTTTTTTACCCTTCTCTCAGATCTTTCGCTTTTCAAAAAATACCAGACATACATTGCGGGATTGGTCACTCTCCTGCTCTTCATGCCGCATCTTTACTGGCAATACATGCATGGGCTTCCATCTGTTCAGTACCATTTGTTTGAACGCAATGCCAGTGTATACAAGATCAGTTATACTGTAGAGTACCTGCTGGGACAAATTGCATTGACTGGTCCCCTGATGGGCTGGCTACTGCTCTGGGCGGCTCTTCAGTTCAAACCGGTTTCGTATGCTGAGCGGGCCATGAAATTTTCACTGGCAGGGATATACGCTTTTTTCCTGCTGATGACCTTCAAAGGAAGAGTGGAAGCCAATTGGACTTTGCCTGCTTTCATTCCCCTGATGGTATTAAGTCATCAGTATCTCAACAACGGCGGATATGCGCAAAAGAAATGGCTGATCAAAAGTGTGCCGCTCACTTTGGGGCTGATCCTGCTGGTGCGCATCTACCTGCTCTCTTTCATTCCTCCTACCGGCAGGTTCCACAAAGCTGATGAAGTGCATGGTAACAAAACCTGGGTGAAGGCGGTGGAAGAACGTGCAGCCGGACTACCGGTTGTATTCATCAATTCATATCAGCGTGCTTCCAAATACTGGTTCTATGCGCAGCAGCCGGCGTATTCATTAAATGGAGTAGACTACCGCCGGAACAATTTCAATTTCTGGCCGGTGGAAGATTCGCTCATGGGAAAGAAAGTGATGGTGATCTCGAGAACGCATCCCAGACTGAATGCCAATTTCGATCAGCCGATCCCGCATACAGATTCGCTGATCAGTTTCGTTTCAGCAAAGTTCTTCGCCTTCAGCCGTGTGATGCTGACTGCCACCGTCAAACCCAGCCTTCAGAATGGTATTTTCACAGGCACTTTCAGTATTCAATCCCCGGAGCATTACCTGGCTTTTTATAAGCAATTGCAAACCGGTCAGGCCAGTTTTGTTGTAAGCTTTATCACAGACAACCATTTGCCTTATAATCTGGCTGTTCCTTTTTCTTTGAAAGATGTGGACGCGGTGAAACAGAAACTTAGTATAAACATCCCCGTTAGTTTGCCTCCCGGCAGATACGATGCAAAATTAGGCATCAGCAGTTCCATCCCGGAGGTCTATACGCTGAATTCTACCGGTTACGAGTTTGAAATAAAACGATGA